One part of the Denticeps clupeoides chromosome 8, fDenClu1.1, whole genome shotgun sequence genome encodes these proteins:
- the cuedc2 gene encoding CUE domain-containing protein 2, producing MGLDKIIHDVLCEFIQSRIPNADLSTLDEVLLSYITGVLEDLGSQESVEENFDVEVFVEMLEAYIPGFAEIDSVKVCDMMFSLASKLASARETETEETDAPTNATGHRSLAHGSASTDGTSTRESCTYSTQAEGATSKDGSSELENREEYLLEMFPKCSVTEARSALSIAKGDMEEAVRLIIEGDVQILHPPTLNSNHGKPVLSKGDQKLKESILEKYMLVDSEEDKKTHRPMTPKEAPKKMVRYHGNQVVTTKGERYHQVKKEDTDDMKKTYISLKPARKYRFH from the exons ATGGGCCTTGACAAAATCATCCATGATGTGCTGTGTGAATTCATCCAATCGCGCATCCCGAACGCTGATTTAAG cACGCTTGATGAAGTTCTCCTCTCCTACATCACTGGAGTTCTGGAAGACCTGGGATCCCAGGAAAGTGTAGAGGAAAACTTTGACGTTGAGGTGTTCGTAGAAATGCTTGAAGCTTACATTCCTGGTTTTGCCGAAATCGACAG TGTCAAAGTCTGTGACATGATGTTCAGCTTGGCATCAAAACTAGCCTCAGCCAGAGAAAcag AAACTGAAGAAACTGATGCGCCAACGAATGCAACTGGTCACCGGAGTCTTGCACACGGTTCTGCCTCCACAGACGGAACATCCACAAGAGAATCCTGCACCTACTCTACACAGGCAGAGGGAGCCACATCCAAA GATGGAAGTTCAGAGCTGGAAAACCGGGAAGAGTACCTCCTTGAAATGTTCCCTAAATGCAGTGTGACAGAAGCCAGGAGCGCTCTTTCCATTGCCAAAGGGGACATGGAGGAAGCGGTGCGGCTCATTATTGAAGGCGACGTGCAGATCTTGCATCCCCCGACACTAAAT TCAAATCATGGCAAACCTGTACTGTCAAAAGGCGACCAGAAGTTGAAAGAAAGCATTTTGGAGAA ATACATGTTGGTGGATAgtgaagaagacaaaaaaacacacaggcctATGACTCCTAAAGAG gcTCCCAAAAAGATGGTGcgttaccatggcaaccaggTTGTTACAACTAAAGGAGAGCGATACCACCAGGTCAAAAAAGAAGACACAGATGACATGAAAAAGACCTATATTAGTCTCAAGCCTGCACGTAAATATCGGTTCCATTGA